A genomic segment from Anaerolineae bacterium encodes:
- a CDS encoding sigma-70 family RNA polymerase sigma factor yields MNESDFITQARQGDEEAWAMLVDHHQQAIFRLAYLLLGDADEAEDVAQEAFIRAFYALDLFDLARPLRPWLYRITINLAHNRRRSVGRYLAALGRWFQQESEPVGPTPQEQQLQQWEAQTLWQAVRHLNQADQEIVYLRYFLELSVAETAEIMNIAPGTVKSRLHRVLNRLREVVSKEFPALKEERAV; encoded by the coding sequence GTGAACGAATCTGATTTCATCACGCAGGCTCGCCAGGGAGACGAGGAAGCGTGGGCAATGCTGGTTGACCACCATCAACAAGCTATCTTTCGCCTGGCCTATTTGTTATTGGGCGATGCCGACGAAGCCGAAGATGTGGCCCAGGAAGCTTTTATCCGCGCTTTTTACGCCCTGGATCTTTTTGACCTGGCCCGGCCTCTGCGGCCCTGGTTATATCGCATCACCATCAACTTGGCCCATAACCGGCGCCGGTCGGTGGGGCGTTATCTGGCGGCCCTGGGCCGGTGGTTTCAACAAGAGTCAGAACCAGTGGGGCCAACGCCTCAAGAGCAGCAGCTCCAGCAATGGGAAGCCCAAACCCTCTGGCAGGCGGTCCGGCATTTGAACCAGGCTGACCAGGAAATCGTCTACTTACGCTATTTTTTGGAACTATCGGTGGCGGAAACAGCCGAGATAATGAACATCGCCCCCGGCACAGTTAAATCTCGCCTGCACCGCGTCCTGAACCGTCTCCGAGAGGTGGTAAGCAAAGAATTTCCGGCCTTAAAGGAAGAACGTGCGGTATGA
- a CDS encoding hydrolase, producing MLKVNNTALIVIDVQGKLAQLMYQKEELFAHLEQIIKGCQVLAIPIIWTEQVPEKLGPTLPEFAELLAPNGDPLAKSSFSCCGHQPFMAALQALERKQILLTGIETHVCVYQTALDLLEAGYEVQVVADAVSSRTKQNRKIGLERMKEAEAKLTSTEMALFELLRVAEGDQFRQIARIVK from the coding sequence ATGCTCAAAGTAAACAACACCGCTTTAATTGTTATTGATGTGCAAGGCAAACTGGCCCAACTGATGTATCAAAAAGAAGAATTGTTTGCCCACCTGGAGCAAATCATCAAGGGCTGCCAGGTATTGGCTATACCCATTATCTGGACCGAACAAGTGCCAGAAAAATTAGGGCCAACCTTGCCTGAGTTTGCCGAACTCTTAGCCCCCAATGGCGATCCCCTGGCCAAGTCCAGCTTTAGCTGTTGCGGCCATCAACCCTTTATGGCGGCGCTCCAGGCTTTGGAGCGCAAACAGATTTTGTTAACCGGCATCGAAACCCACGTGTGCGTATATCAAACCGCGCTAGATTTGCTTGAGGCCGGCTACGAAGTGCAGGTGGTGGCCGATGCCGTCTCATCCAGAACCAAACAGAACCGAAAAATTGGCCTGGAACGAATGAAGGAGGCGGAGGCCAAGTTGACCAGCACCGAGATGGCCCTCTTTGAATTACTGCGCGTGGCTGAAGGCGATCAGTTCCGGCAGATTGCCCGTATTGTTAAATAA
- a CDS encoding class I SAM-dependent methyltransferase, translated as MTIDFGKTAQDYGKYRAGFPEAFFERLTTFGIGLRGQRVLDLGTGAGTVARGLAQRGCRVVGLDPSASLLAQAEQLDKQVGVTVHYLKGVSERVALADGSFAVVTAGQCWHWFDRPKAAAEVRRLLAPGGHLVIAHFDWLPLPGNVVEATERLILQHNPAWRGSGGNGIHAAWLYDMAVAGFENIETFSFDLPAIYTHQAWRGRIRASAGVAASLPPAQVAQFDQELEQLLKEQFPDDPLATPHRVFAVICTAPKN; from the coding sequence ATGACCATAGACTTTGGCAAAACCGCCCAGGATTACGGCAAATACCGCGCCGGTTTTCCCGAAGCATTTTTTGAACGTTTGACGACTTTTGGCATCGGGTTGAGAGGGCAGCGTGTGCTTGACTTGGGTACCGGCGCGGGCACGGTGGCTCGCGGCCTGGCCCAACGGGGTTGCCGGGTGGTGGGGCTAGACCCATCAGCCTCTCTCCTGGCCCAGGCTGAACAACTGGATAAACAAGTTGGCGTCACCGTTCATTACCTCAAGGGTGTATCGGAGCGAGTGGCCCTGGCAGACGGCAGTTTTGCCGTGGTTACGGCCGGGCAATGCTGGCACTGGTTTGATCGCCCCAAAGCGGCGGCAGAGGTTCGCCGTTTGCTGGCGCCGGGCGGTCATCTGGTGATTGCCCATTTTGATTGGTTGCCTCTCCCCGGCAACGTGGTTGAAGCCACCGAGCGGTTGATTTTGCAGCATAATCCTGCTTGGCGGGGCAGCGGCGGCAACGGCATTCACGCGGCCTGGTTATATGATATGGCGGTGGCCGGTTTTGAAAATATCGAAACCTTTTCCTTTGACCTTCCGGCCATCTACACCCACCAGGCCTGGCGGGGGCGGATCCGGGCCAGCGCCGGTGTGGCCGCTTCTCTTCCCCCTGCCCAGGTTGCTCAATTTGACCAAGAACTTGAACAACTTTTGAAGGAGCAATTTCCTGATGACCCCCTGGCTACGCCCCACCGGGTTTTTGCCGTTATTTGTACCGCGCCGAAAAATTGA
- a CDS encoding glycosyltransferase family 39 protein has protein sequence MHQQRLTHRLAPVLLIVIMAIAAGLRFYNLNWDNGIFAHPDERSTVAFYAPTIHWPEDPAKILNPRASTLNPFWDVNHQTRRSYTYGHFPLYTLVFVANVCNDLAQYTDSLPFDLPPEWKQFLSSSLTPHGFARIGRGLMALADLLSVYLIFLLGRRLYGVWAGLLAAALSTFTVLQVQLAHFFAVDPVSTTFTLLAIYGAILLYDCQSIGAALVTGLGIGLAVASKFSALPIAFAPVVAGYLIICHQQKMAGKSEFPTSALSSALSSRVLILVIMALFVAFVVFAVTSPFVLLDFENFKRAVIDEQGNMVSGVADFPFTRQYRQTWPYIYFIWQQLRWGMGWPLGLLAFAGLGWVIGKAVRGKAHPGEWIILWWIILYFGPTGLFLAKFMRYMIPVVPLFILFGAGLVVALWQYKTSKDNQKSSANGQIINETLPPSFSGSPWPEKLTKIAAVILTVLALGGAIFWALAFVNGVYGTEHTWVTFARWVYANVPDGSCIAWEHWDDRMPTDIPEPGGNPGAHGYFQPQLPMYDEDSPQKYAFLRQTLLDCDYLVLASNRLYRTIPRLPERYPMSTRYYQALFSGELGFTKIYSVETPPRLGPVVFDDQAADESFTVYDHPKPILFQKTRQLSAPEWDAILGDTWAGAKPGYVGPPTLLTRLRSIGKNSPAPYQPEEKDEGKSLLLTTPVDQLPVVDDYNWNTPANNSTFLAVSIWWLAVILIGFMTFPLTFFFFHKLPDRGYALSKSFGLLLVSYFVWLNSSLGWLGNTRATAMLAVIILLGFALWVAIKWRQKIAQFWRQERWLILVTEIIFLLVYLFFVRLRVLNPDLWQPWQGGEKMLEIGFLNAVVKSATMPPYDPFFAGGVMNYYYYGLFLVGLLIKLTGIRPEIAFNLAVPMLAGLTASNVFSLAGNLSNRGMANGKSQSLSARYVIAGLLGILFVVFLGNLEGAAQFLRELGQLGTSDFRSAIPGLETVARAVSGIPPLIGGERLPAYNYWDPTRVIPETINEFPYFSFIFADLHPHMIGLPFTALFLSLVYHWLRPARPPVTVSASQPADEIAGQPENGPLASNSLLSTLLRWLALPFVLGAVAVINTWDLPTYLGLMAAAFLLNDYRCLERPLTMQKSGLLLLKSGIFAGALFTVTYLLYLPFFLNYQAIDVGLGLVHTKTPLDQHLKIWGFFLFILVTWLWVSLLYPVSRNSLLRVMSLALRRWRVWPHLYEIYRRVVKRQTDACRVGLLSLAGMFVIALALFLLGYGVPAYLVPLVALALLLLFRPEASGEIASLNLLAFTGLLVLLGMEFFFLRDWLGGGDYYRMNTLFKFYIQVWLIFGVVAAVTLPQLWAWSGRWSWPGQLAWQDAVLLLLLATLVYPALGTRTRVNDRFPGDDNRPPIGTLDGLAYMTVGTFEWPAGKLIELKYDYEAIRWLQANVFGTPIIAEAKVGYYREGGMRVAAYTGLPSVLGGLHQNEQRYARQVGERDFMINQFWTTPDPRRTLELIDELNITYVYLGQLERITYGDHVAVEFEQLATQGELALVFENEKTKIYKRVK, from the coding sequence ATGCACCAACAAAGATTAACCCACCGACTGGCGCCAGTGCTGCTAATTGTGATTATGGCCATAGCCGCTGGCCTTCGCTTCTACAATCTCAATTGGGACAATGGCATCTTCGCTCATCCCGACGAGCGTTCGACCGTGGCTTTTTATGCGCCCACCATCCACTGGCCGGAAGACCCGGCCAAGATTCTTAATCCCCGCGCCTCAACCCTGAATCCTTTTTGGGATGTTAATCATCAAACACGGCGCAGTTACACCTACGGCCATTTTCCGCTGTACACCCTGGTTTTTGTGGCCAACGTGTGCAATGATTTAGCCCAATATACCGACTCTCTGCCGTTTGACCTGCCCCCGGAATGGAAACAATTTCTATCAAGCAGCCTCACGCCACACGGTTTTGCCCGCATCGGTCGTGGCCTGATGGCCCTGGCCGATTTACTGAGCGTCTACCTGATCTTTCTATTGGGCCGGCGTTTGTACGGGGTTTGGGCGGGTTTGTTGGCCGCAGCTCTTTCTACCTTTACTGTTTTGCAGGTGCAGTTGGCTCATTTTTTTGCCGTAGACCCGGTTTCCACTACTTTTACCTTACTGGCCATTTATGGCGCTATTTTGTTGTACGACTGTCAGTCCATTGGGGCCGCCCTGGTCACCGGCCTGGGCATTGGCCTGGCTGTGGCCTCAAAGTTCAGCGCCCTGCCCATAGCCTTTGCTCCGGTGGTAGCCGGTTATTTGATTATTTGCCATCAACAAAAAATGGCGGGCAAGTCTGAATTTCCAACCTCTGCTCTCTCCTCTGCCCTTTCCAGTCGGGTGCTGATCTTGGTTATCATGGCACTGTTTGTGGCCTTTGTTGTTTTCGCCGTCACCTCTCCCTTTGTGCTGCTTGATTTTGAAAACTTCAAGCGGGCGGTCATAGATGAACAGGGTAATATGGTCAGTGGCGTGGCCGACTTCCCCTTTACCCGGCAATACCGCCAGACCTGGCCCTACATTTATTTTATCTGGCAGCAATTACGCTGGGGCATGGGCTGGCCGCTGGGGCTGCTGGCTTTTGCCGGGTTGGGCTGGGTGATCGGTAAGGCCGTTCGCGGCAAAGCCCACCCCGGCGAGTGGATCATTCTCTGGTGGATTATTCTCTACTTTGGCCCCACCGGCCTGTTTCTGGCCAAATTCATGCGTTATATGATTCCGGTGGTGCCCCTCTTTATCCTGTTTGGGGCAGGGCTGGTTGTGGCTTTGTGGCAGTACAAAACCAGTAAAGACAATCAAAAGTCGTCCGCAAATGGGCAAATTATCAATGAAACGCTCCCACCCTCATTTTCCGGCTCTCCCTGGCCGGAGAAATTAACCAAAATCGCTGCCGTTATTCTAACTGTTCTTGCTCTCGGCGGCGCAATTTTCTGGGCCCTGGCTTTTGTCAACGGCGTGTACGGCACCGAACATACCTGGGTTACGTTTGCCCGTTGGGTCTATGCCAACGTGCCGGATGGCTCGTGTATTGCCTGGGAACATTGGGACGACCGCATGCCCACCGACATTCCCGAACCCGGCGGCAACCCCGGCGCGCACGGTTACTTTCAGCCCCAATTGCCTATGTACGATGAGGACAGCCCGCAAAAGTATGCGTTTCTGCGCCAAACCTTGCTGGATTGTGATTACCTTGTGCTGGCCAGTAACCGGCTATATCGCACCATTCCCCGCCTACCGGAACGTTATCCTATGAGTACGCGCTATTACCAGGCTCTCTTTTCCGGCGAGTTGGGCTTTACTAAAATCTATTCTGTGGAAACGCCGCCCCGGCTTGGCCCTGTGGTGTTTGACGACCAGGCCGCCGACGAAAGTTTTACCGTATACGATCACCCCAAACCCATCCTGTTCCAAAAAACTCGCCAGCTTTCTGCCCCAGAATGGGATGCCATTTTGGGCGATACCTGGGCCGGGGCCAAGCCCGGTTACGTTGGCCCGCCCACCCTGCTCACCCGCCTGCGCAGTATTGGTAAAAATTCGCCCGCCCCGTACCAGCCGGAAGAAAAAGATGAGGGTAAATCTCTACTACTGACCACGCCGGTTGACCAACTGCCTGTTGTTGACGATTATAACTGGAACACCCCGGCCAACAATTCAACTTTCCTGGCTGTCTCAATTTGGTGGTTGGCGGTCATATTAATTGGCTTTATGACCTTCCCCCTTACCTTTTTTTTCTTTCACAAATTGCCGGATCGAGGGTATGCCTTGAGCAAAAGTTTTGGACTGCTGCTGGTTAGTTACTTTGTCTGGCTCAACAGTAGCCTGGGCTGGCTGGGTAATACCCGCGCTACGGCTATGTTGGCCGTCATCATCCTGCTTGGTTTTGCTCTTTGGGTCGCTATCAAGTGGCGTCAGAAAATTGCCCAATTCTGGCGGCAAGAGCGATGGCTCATTCTGGTTACGGAAATCATTTTTCTCCTGGTTTATTTATTCTTTGTCCGGCTGCGAGTGCTCAACCCTGATCTGTGGCAGCCCTGGCAGGGCGGCGAAAAAATGCTGGAAATCGGTTTTCTCAACGCCGTGGTCAAAAGCGCCACGATGCCACCCTACGACCCCTTTTTTGCCGGAGGGGTGATGAATTATTATTACTATGGCCTGTTCCTGGTTGGCCTTTTGATCAAATTGACCGGCATCCGGCCGGAGATCGCGTTTAATCTGGCTGTGCCGATGCTGGCCGGCTTGACGGCCAGCAACGTCTTCAGCCTGGCCGGGAATCTATCAAACAGAGGCATGGCAAATGGCAAATCGCAGAGTTTGAGTGCCAGGTATGTCATTGCCGGGCTGCTGGGTATTTTGTTTGTTGTTTTTCTGGGCAACCTGGAAGGAGCGGCCCAATTTTTACGGGAGTTGGGCCAGCTTGGCACCAGCGATTTTCGGAGCGCCATCCCTGGCCTGGAAACAGTGGCGCGGGCCGTAAGCGGTATTCCTCCCCTCATCGGCGGCGAAAGGCTTCCCGCCTATAACTATTGGGATCCCACCCGCGTCATCCCGGAAACAATCAACGAGTTTCCCTACTTCAGCTTTATTTTTGCCGACCTGCACCCACACATGATTGGTCTCCCTTTTACTGCGCTATTTCTGAGTCTGGTCTACCACTGGCTGAGGCCAGCCCGCCCGCCAGTTACCGTGTCGGCGAGTCAACCTGCTGATGAAATTGCTGGCCAACCGGAGAATGGCCCATTGGCGTCCAATTCACTCCTCTCTACCCTCCTCCGTTGGCTGGCGTTGCCTTTTGTGCTGGGCGCAGTGGCCGTGATCAATACCTGGGACCTGCCTACCTATCTGGGCCTGATGGCGGCAGCTTTTCTGCTCAATGATTACCGCTGTTTGGAAAGGCCCTTGACCATGCAAAAAAGTGGCTTACTGTTACTGAAAAGTGGTATCTTTGCCGGGGCTTTATTTACCGTTACCTATCTTCTATACCTCCCTTTCTTCCTCAATTACCAGGCCATTGATGTGGGCCTGGGCCTGGTGCATACCAAAACCCCGCTCGACCAGCATCTCAAAATTTGGGGCTTCTTTTTGTTCATCCTGGTGACATGGTTATGGGTCTCCCTGCTCTATCCGGTCAGTCGTAATAGTCTGCTGCGGGTTATGAGTCTGGCGCTTCGCCGCTGGCGGGTTTGGCCCCATCTTTATGAAATTTATCGCCGGGTGGTCAAACGGCAGACCGATGCCTGCCGGGTGGGTTTACTGAGCCTGGCCGGGATGTTTGTGATTGCCCTGGCCTTGTTCCTGTTGGGGTATGGGGTGCCGGCTTATCTCGTGCCCCTGGTAGCTCTGGCCTTGCTCTTACTTTTCCGGCCAGAAGCTTCCGGAGAAATTGCCTCCCTGAACCTGTTGGCCTTCACCGGCCTGTTGGTTTTGCTGGGCATGGAGTTCTTCTTTTTACGCGATTGGCTCGGCGGCGGAGATTATTACCGCATGAACACCCTGTTCAAATTCTATATCCAGGTCTGGCTCATTTTTGGGGTTGTGGCCGCCGTCACTCTGCCTCAACTCTGGGCGTGGAGCGGACGCTGGTCCTGGCCGGGACAGTTAGCCTGGCAGGACGCTGTTTTACTTTTGCTGCTGGCCACCCTGGTTTATCCCGCGCTGGGCACGCGCACGCGGGTAAACGACCGTTTCCCCGGCGATGACAATCGTCCGCCTATCGGCACGCTCGATGGCCTGGCTTATATGACCGTGGGTACGTTTGAATGGCCTGCCGGTAAACTCATTGAACTCAAATACGATTACGAAGCTATCCGCTGGCTGCAAGCTAACGTGTTTGGCACGCCCATCATCGCCGAAGCCAAAGTGGGTTATTACCGCGAAGGCGGCATGCGGGTGGCGGCTTACACCGGCCTGCCCTCGGTGTTGGGCGGCCTGCATCAGAACGAGCAGCGCTACGCCCGGCAAGTCGGCGAGCGTGACTTTATGATCAATCAATTTTGGACCACCCCAGACCCGCGCCGTACCCTGGAACTGATAGACGAACTTAATATTACTTATGTCTATCTGGGCCAACTTGAGCGCATTACCTATGGCGACCACGTTGCCGTTGAATTTGAGCAGCTTGCGACTCAAGGCGAACTGGCCTTGGTTTTTGAAAATGAAAAAACAAAGATTTATAAACGGGTAAAATAA
- a CDS encoding GNAT family N-acetyltransferase, translating into MKTIVYNDVGGFEALAGEWDELLARTKHAPIFMRYVYQQTWWQYLGNNELVLIAIRDNNNQLVGLAPLYSKINLTGQRELSFVGCVDVSDYLDLLVDKESVDRVHQALLDCLAGTDGPPWDKLYLCSLPQSSLTSTLLAQAARARGWQVEVCQQDVCPVITLANSWDEYLAGIDKKQRHEIRRKIRRIEDSAQVRWNVVDSEEGLAAAMDIFIDLHQKSTRDKRNFWGEEMILFFKALAAELARAGWLKLFFIEVNGRTAAALLCFDYNNEFLVYNSGYDPDQFANLSPGNVLVAYSIQQAIRLGRSRYDFLRGDEVYKFRFGAKAEPVYDLHITWQ; encoded by the coding sequence ATGAAAACAATAGTGTATAATGATGTCGGTGGATTTGAGGCATTGGCCGGTGAATGGGATGAACTACTGGCGCGGACTAAACATGCTCCTATTTTTATGCGATATGTTTATCAGCAAACCTGGTGGCAATATTTAGGCAATAATGAATTGGTGTTGATTGCCATCCGCGATAACAATAACCAGCTTGTGGGCCTGGCCCCACTCTACAGCAAAATCAACCTGACCGGACAGCGAGAGCTGAGCTTTGTGGGTTGCGTGGATGTGTCGGATTATCTGGATCTGTTGGTTGATAAAGAGAGCGTGGACAGGGTGCATCAGGCTTTGCTCGACTGTTTGGCCGGGACAGACGGGCCGCCCTGGGATAAACTCTATCTATGCAGTTTGCCGCAGTCCTCTCTCACCTCCACTCTCCTGGCCCAGGCCGCCCGCGCCCGTGGCTGGCAAGTTGAGGTCTGCCAGCAGGATGTGTGTCCCGTCATCACCCTGGCCAATAGTTGGGATGAGTACCTGGCCGGGATTGACAAAAAACAGCGCCACGAAATCCGGCGTAAGATCCGGCGCATCGAAGACAGCGCCCAGGTACGTTGGAACGTGGTTGATTCGGAAGAGGGGTTAGCGGCAGCAATGGATATTTTTATTGACCTGCACCAAAAATCAACCCGCGATAAGCGAAATTTTTGGGGTGAGGAGATGATTTTGTTCTTCAAGGCTCTGGCCGCCGAGTTGGCCAGGGCGGGCTGGCTCAAACTGTTCTTTATCGAAGTCAATGGGAGAACAGCCGCAGCGCTGCTTTGTTTTGACTATAATAACGAATTCCTGGTTTATAATTCCGGATACGACCCCGACCAATTTGCCAATCTGAGTCCGGGCAACGTGCTAGTGGCTTACTCTATCCAGCAAGCCATCAGGTTGGGGCGCAGCCGCTACGACTTTTTGCGCGGCGACGAGGTTTACAAATTCCGTTTTGGAGCCAAAGCCGAGCCGGTGTATGATTTGCATATTACCTGGCAATAA
- a CDS encoding glycosyltransferase → MIQRIAMLSVHTCPLAMLGGKETGGMNVYVRDLSKALSRRGIYVDVYTRSQNTTSARVSNSLAERGRVIHVKAGPEHPYNKNLVYDHLDEFVRGVKAQVEADRLAYDLIYSHYWLSGIAAAALRQTWDIPIVQMFHTLAEMKNRVAQSPAEREPARRVDCEGEVMRLADRLIAATPLEKNQMTWLYGAPSDKINIVPPGVDLERFQPLDRAEARRYIGIPPDHQMILFVGRIQPLKGIDILMRALALVKQRDPAIAQNICVTIIGGDPNPDAETEKVELERLESLRAELGISDLVTFLGAKDQDTLVYYYSAAEMVVMPSHYESFGMVALEAMACGTPIIASDVGGLSFSIEDGFNGYLVPGRNPQALADKIVMLLKYPILREQFGEQARAWVSRYSWVDIADELLDVFADTLTQYEKKRKEKMDVVW, encoded by the coding sequence ATGATCCAGAGAATAGCGATGTTAAGCGTACATACTTGCCCCCTGGCCATGTTAGGCGGCAAGGAGACAGGGGGGATGAACGTGTACGTGCGCGATTTAAGTAAAGCCTTGAGCCGGCGCGGAATCTATGTAGACGTGTACACCCGTTCCCAAAATACAACCAGCGCCCGGGTCAGTAACTCCCTGGCCGAACGGGGGCGGGTGATCCACGTAAAAGCCGGGCCGGAACATCCTTACAACAAAAATCTGGTCTATGACCATTTAGATGAATTTGTCAGAGGGGTCAAAGCCCAAGTTGAAGCCGATCGCCTGGCTTATGATTTGATTTACAGCCATTATTGGCTCTCAGGCATTGCGGCTGCGGCCTTGCGCCAAACCTGGGATATCCCCATTGTGCAAATGTTTCATACCCTGGCCGAGATGAAAAACCGGGTGGCCCAATCCCCCGCCGAACGCGAGCCTGCGCGGCGCGTTGATTGTGAGGGAGAAGTGATGCGCTTGGCCGACCGCCTGATTGCGGCCACGCCCCTGGAAAAAAACCAGATGACCTGGCTTTACGGCGCGCCCTCCGACAAAATCAATATTGTTCCGCCCGGCGTTGACCTGGAGCGTTTTCAGCCGCTGGATAGAGCTGAGGCGCGGCGTTACATTGGCATACCGCCCGATCACCAGATGATCCTATTTGTGGGCCGCATTCAGCCGTTAAAAGGCATTGATATTTTGATGAGAGCCTTGGCCCTGGTGAAACAAAGAGACCCGGCAATTGCCCAAAATATCTGTGTTACTATCATTGGCGGCGATCCTAATCCTGACGCTGAAACAGAAAAAGTTGAGCTTGAACGCCTGGAATCGCTCCGCGCGGAACTGGGCATTAGCGATTTGGTGACGTTTCTGGGGGCCAAAGACCAGGACACCCTGGTTTATTATTACTCTGCCGCCGAAATGGTGGTTATGCCCTCCCATTACGAGTCATTTGGCATGGTGGCCCTGGAAGCAATGGCCTGCGGCACGCCCATCATCGCTTCGGATGTGGGCGGTTTATCCTTTAGCATTGAAGACGGTTTCAACGGCTACCTGGTGCCGGGCCGTAATCCGCAGGCCCTGGCCGACAAGATAGTGATGCTGCTCAAGTATCCCATTTTGCGGGAGCAGTTTGGCGAACAGGCCCGCGCCTGGGTTTCTCGCTACAGTTGGGTTGACATTGCCGACGAGTTGTTGGATGTTTTTGCCGATACCTTGACCCAGTACGAAAAGAAACGCAAAGAAAAGATGGATGTGGTGTGGTGA